The following proteins are co-located in the Salvelinus namaycush isolate Seneca chromosome 31, SaNama_1.0, whole genome shotgun sequence genome:
- the LOC120026117 gene encoding serine/threonine-protein kinase TAO3-like, translated as MSGYKRMRRQHQKQLIALENRLKAEMDEHRLRLQKEVETHANHTYIELERLAKRHTVHTDKEIKAATAEEKRIQQQIIAQQKKELTTFVDNQKKEYRLCKDKIKEEMNEDPSTPKEEKQERLSRHKEMVQHSQAEDEAHLLDQQRLVYDRSCRALKRRTLVKRHEFEQEQMREELNKKKTQKEMEQALMIRQDESTQELERRQLQTLQRLRVELILLQHQTELENQEEYNGRRQRELHRKHALEQRQQPRNLKMLEMQIKKQFQDTCKVQNKQYKALRNHQLEVSPKSEHKAILKSLKEEQTRKLAVLAEQYEQSINEMMASQAMRLEEEQERECQALKQQLQQEMELLDAYQSKTKAQTEGQHERELQMLEQKVSLRRAHLEQKIEEELASLQKESTERIKQLFERQERELDAFDAESARLGFGSLGSLDFPKEDDR; from the exons ATGTCTGGGTATAAGCGCATGCGGCGGCAGCACCAGAAGCAGCTGATCGCCCTGGAGAACAGGCTGAAGGCGGAGATGGACGAGCATAGGCTCCGGTTGCAGAAGGAAGTAGAGACCCACGCCAACCACACTTACATTGaactggagagactagctaaaCGGCACACCGTTCACACAGACAAAGAG ATAAAGGCAGCTacagcagaggagaagaggatcCAGCAACAGATCATTGCCCAGCAAAAGAAGGAGCTGACCACCTTCGTGGACAACCAGAAAAAAGAGTACAGGCTCTGTAAAGACAAGATCAAAGAA GAGATGAATGAGGACCCCAGTACGCCCAAGGAGGAGAAGCAGGAGCGTCTTTCCAGGCACAAGGAGATGGTGCAGCACTCACAGGCTGAGGATGAGGCCCACCTTCTGGACCAGCAGAGGCTGGTCTATGACAGGAGCTGCCGTGCTCTGAAACGCAGGACACTGGTCAAGAGGCACGAGTTTGAACAGGAGCAAATGAGAGAG GAGCTGAATAAGAAGAAGACCCAGAAGGAGATGGAGCAGGCCCTGATGATCCGACAGGACGAGTCCACTCAGGAGCTGGAGCGCAGGCAGCTGCAGACACTGCAGAGGCTCCGTGTTGAGCTGATCCTCCTACAGCATCAGACCGAGTTGGAGAACCAGGAGGAGTACAACGGCCGGCGGCAGAGAGAGCTGCACAGGAAGCACGCCCTGGAGCAGCGGCAGCAGCCCCGGAACCTCAAG ATGTTGGAGATGCAGATCAAGAAACAGTTCCAGGACACGTGTAAGGTGCAAAACAAGCAGTACAAAGCCCTGAGGAACCATCAGCTTGAGGTCTCTCCTAAGAGCGAGCACAAGGCCATCCTAAAGTCACTGAAGGAGGAGCAGACACGCAAGCTCGCCGTGCTGGCCGAGCAGTACGAGCAGAGCATCAACGAGATGATGGCCTCACAAGCG ATGCGTCTGGAGGAGGAGCAGGAAAGGGAGTGCCAGGCGTTGAAGCAGCAGCTGCAGCAGGAGATGGAGCTCCTGGATGCCTACCAGAGCAAGACCAAGGCCCAGACAGAAGGCCAACACGAGAGGGAGCTGCAGATGCTGGAGCAGAAGGTCTCCTTACGCAGGGCCCACTTGGAACAGAAG ATTGAAGAGGAGCTGGCCTCACTTCAGAAGGAAAGCACTGAAAGGATCAAGCAGCTTTTTGAACGGCAGGAGAGGGAGCTGGACGCTTTCGATGCAGAGAGCGCTAGGCTGGGGTTTGGGAGCTTAGGATCGCTGGACTTCCCCAAGGAGGACGACAGATGA